One stretch of Hypanus sabinus isolate sHypSab1 chromosome 29, sHypSab1.hap1, whole genome shotgun sequence DNA includes these proteins:
- the LOC132382755 gene encoding ATP synthase subunit g, mitochondrial-like, with translation MAQAARRMVQRVVTGTPMLASAAVKYSRPCLATFWKYARVELSPPTPGEIPVAIESFKGLAASFKAGTYKQLTVKDALRNTLVATEVLMWFFIGEVIGRGSLIGYNV, from the coding sequence ATGGCACAGGCAGCGAGGCGGATGGTGCAGAGGGTGGTGACCGGGACCCCGATGCTTGCCAGCGCTGCTGTTAAGTATTCAAGGCCTTGTCTAGCTACTTTTTGGAAATATGCTCGGGTGGAGCTGAGTCCTCCAACACCCGGTGAAATCCCTGTGGCTATCGAAAGCTTTAAGGGCCTTGCTGCATCTTTCAAGGCTGGGACTTACAAACAACTAACTGTCAAGGACGCCTTGAGAAATACATTGGTGGCCACAGAAGTTCTGATGTGGTTTTTCATTGGTGAGGTCATTGGCCGAGGAAGCCTGATTGGATATAATGTCTGA